The genomic interval GTGTTCGTCATCGAGGGCAAGGCCGTGAACACCTTCGACTCCCCCAAGGAGCACATCCGCGTGGAGGCGGCCCTCTACGACGCGAACGGCAACGTCCTGGGCAGCAAGCAGATGCTCTGCGGCAACACGCTCTCGCAGCTCCAGCTCCAGGTTCAGACCGAGGAGGAGATCAACACCGGCCTGACCTCCGAGGTGGGCGTGCTCTCCAACAACACCTTCCTCAAGCCGGGCATGGACACGCCGTTCATGATCGTGTTCTTCAACCCGCCCAAGAACATCAAGGAGTTCGGGGTCAAGGTCATCGACGCCCGCGACCCGGCCCAATAGGCATTCCGTCCGATGAAAAGAAGAGCCGGCCCGCCGGAAGTTCCGGCGGCCCGCCTGTTTTTTTTCATCGGAGCCTTCAGGTTCAGCGCACGCCGAGCTTGGCGAACGTGTCCCGGATGCTCTCCTTGTCCAGAAAGCCGACGTGGCGGCCCACCTCCCGCCCCCCGGCGTCGTAGAATATCTGGGTGGGAATGCCCTGGACGCCAAAGCGAGCGCCCTGTTCAGGGTGTTTCCAGACGTCAATGAACAGCACGGCGGCCCGGCCCTCATACTCCACCCTCAGCTCCTCGATGATCGGAGCCATCATCTTGCAGGGGATGCATTCCGTGGCCCCGACGTCCAGCATGGTGACCATGCCCGGCGCGGGGACCGTCGGAACGCCGGCGGCCTGAACGGCGGATCGCGGCGGCGTCTGGGCCGAGGCCGGAGCCTCCGCCCGTTTCCCGAACGCGTATACCCCCACCAGCACCGCGACCAGGAGGACCGCGAAGGCCCCGCCCATGAGACCATTTCCCTTGCCCGTGTTCACTGTGGCGCTCCCTTTCATGTTGGCGTCGTTGGAAAAATCATCATGTGGACGAGTGCCCGGGGTGCGTCATGGCATGACGGGGACCAGACCCCCCGAAAGCCTCCCGCGCACGTCCGACCCTCTATGTCTGAAAAAACGGCCGGATCACGAAATAGATCCCCATGCCCGCCACCAGGGCCCCAGCCGCGCGGCGGAACCAGCGGCCGCCCTCCCGCATGGACGCGTTCTCCAGAAGCCTGCGCGTCGTGGCCGCGGAACTCCCGGCAAGGGCGA from Desulfovibrio aminophilus DSM 12254 carries:
- a CDS encoding thioredoxin family protein, with protein sequence MNTGKGNGLMGGAFAVLLVAVLVGVYAFGKRAEAPASAQTPPRSAVQAAGVPTVPAPGMVTMLDVGATECIPCKMMAPIIEELRVEYEGRAAVLFIDVWKHPEQGARFGVQGIPTQIFYDAGGREVGRHVGFLDKESIRDTFAKLGVR
- a CDS encoding DUF3426 domain-containing protein, with product VFVIEGKAVNTFDSPKEHIRVEAALYDANGNVLGSKQMLCGNTLSQLQLQVQTEEEINTGLTSEVGVLSNNTFLKPGMDTPFMIVFFNPPKNIKEFGVKVIDARDPAQ